The following proteins come from a genomic window of Nostoc sp. ATCC 53789:
- a CDS encoding TetR/AcrR family transcriptional regulator — protein sequence MKPKDKYHHGNLRNKLIAIATELLSEEGAHSLSLRKISQRAGVSHNAPYMHFADKEAVLAAIAEEGFRLLSAQVETAIKEVNKDTKQQLIAASSAYVNFALEHSNHLQVMFCYYNPEKYPSLIEVSQTSLDQLFKIVQAGQKDGTLIAGNPHEITKTIWALVHGVAAISIAYESKIILPEKNSAQEVVSTFVTLLLNGLAR from the coding sequence ATGAAACCAAAAGATAAATATCATCACGGTAATTTACGTAACAAATTAATTGCAATTGCAACAGAACTTCTGTCAGAAGAAGGCGCTCATAGTTTGAGTTTGCGGAAGATTTCTCAAAGAGCAGGAGTCAGCCATAACGCTCCGTATATGCACTTTGCAGATAAAGAGGCGGTTTTAGCAGCGATCGCAGAAGAAGGTTTTCGGTTGCTGTCAGCGCAAGTAGAAACAGCAATAAAGGAAGTTAATAAAGATACTAAGCAACAGTTGATTGCTGCTAGCAGTGCATACGTCAACTTCGCCTTAGAGCATTCAAATCATTTACAGGTAATGTTCTGTTACTACAATCCAGAGAAATATCCGAGTTTGATCGAGGTTTCACAGACATCCCTAGATCAATTATTTAAAATTGTCCAAGCAGGACAGAAAGACGGAACGCTGATTGCGGGCAATCCTCACGAAATAACCAAAACAATTTGGGCATTGGTACATGGTGTAGCAGCGATTTCTATTGCTTATGAATCAAAGATTATACTTCCAGAAAAAAATTCAGCACAAGAGGTAGTATCCACATTTGTGACGCTGTTGCTGAATGGATTAGCCAGATGA
- a CDS encoding SRPBCC family protein, producing MKFSNTVTTFATPEKIWAIWTDVDNWSVWDTELCDSYLESPFKLGAIGKLTPKTGTTSKFTISQFSPGKSYTFTIQLPFCKLNVHRYLSIYADTTSFTHEVSFKGALAFLFGWLLGKKFKKVLPRVMENIREIAEAKSIGKGYLEKTAD from the coding sequence ATGAAGTTTAGCAATACTGTCACAACGTTTGCCACACCTGAAAAAATTTGGGCGATTTGGACTGATGTAGATAATTGGTCAGTATGGGATACCGAACTGTGTGATTCATATCTTGAGAGTCCTTTTAAGCTTGGTGCGATAGGTAAATTAACACCGAAAACGGGTACAACTTCTAAATTTACAATTTCGCAGTTTAGCCCAGGTAAGAGTTATACATTCACAATTCAGTTACCATTTTGCAAGTTAAATGTACATCGCTACTTGAGTATCTATGCAGATACTACATCATTTACTCATGAAGTGTCATTTAAAGGAGCCTTGGCATTTTTATTTGGTTGGCTTCTCGGCAAAAAGTTTAAAAAAGTTTTACCGAGAGTGATGGAGAATATCAGGGAAATAGCTGAAGCTAAAAGTATTGGAAAAGGTTACTTAGAAAAAACAGCAGACTAA
- a CDS encoding DnaJ C-terminal domain-containing protein, whose translation MPTATDFKDYYNLLGVSKTATSDEIKRAYRKLARKYHPDVNPGNPEAEEKFKDINEANEVLSNPEKRQKYDSFGQYWKQAEVSGTPPRGTSTYADNFDQYSNFDDFINDLLGGLGDRTRAGRTYYRTSTRQPDDFGPFRSQAPAPDTEAAIALSFSEAFHGIQKRLQLDDETINVRIPAGAKPGSRIRIKGKGRSSPFSQQRGDLYLTIEVLPHPFFQFSGDNLTCEVPIRPDEAVLGAQIQVPTPEGSVTLSVPKGVRSGQSLRLRGKGWTQPKGGRTDLIVKLQIVSPKELSKIERDCYEKIQANSSFNPRTALQGVTL comes from the coding sequence ATGCCAACTGCAACTGATTTCAAAGATTATTACAACCTTTTGGGAGTTAGCAAAACTGCAACTTCTGACGAAATTAAGCGAGCTTACCGCAAACTTGCCCGCAAATATCATCCTGATGTGAATCCCGGCAATCCAGAAGCCGAGGAAAAATTCAAAGACATCAATGAAGCCAACGAAGTTTTATCAAACCCAGAAAAGCGCCAAAAGTATGACTCTTTTGGGCAGTACTGGAAGCAAGCGGAGGTTAGCGGTACTCCTCCTAGAGGAACTAGCACCTATGCAGATAATTTTGACCAATATAGCAACTTTGATGATTTTATCAATGATTTGCTGGGTGGTTTAGGGGATAGGACAAGAGCAGGACGGACTTATTACCGCACCTCGACTAGGCAGCCTGATGACTTTGGCCCATTTCGTAGCCAAGCACCAGCACCCGATACCGAAGCTGCGATCGCACTTTCCTTCTCGGAAGCGTTTCATGGCATTCAAAAGCGGTTGCAGTTGGATGATGAAACCATTAACGTTCGGATTCCCGCAGGTGCCAAACCGGGTAGTCGAATTCGCATTAAAGGTAAAGGTCGCTCTAGCCCTTTTTCTCAACAGCGAGGTGATTTGTATCTCACAATCGAGGTGCTTCCCCATCCGTTTTTTCAGTTTTCGGGTGACAACTTAACCTGCGAAGTTCCTATTCGTCCAGATGAAGCGGTCTTAGGCGCTCAAATTCAAGTACCAACACCAGAGGGTAGCGTCACATTGAGCGTTCCGAAAGGCGTGCGTTCCGGTCAATCGCTGCGGTTGCGAGGAAAAGGCTGGACGCAACCAAAAGGCGGGCGAACTGACCTAATTGTGAAACTTCAGATCGTGTCTCCGAAAGAGTTAAGCAAAATTGAGCGGGATTGCTATGAAAAGATTCAGGCTAATAGCAGCTTTAATCCACGTACTGCATTACAAGGAGTAACGTTATGA
- a CDS encoding acyl-CoA dehydrogenase family protein, producing MSQLEQALPDTFVTKSLEIPNIFDQVEALAKDFATRAGAHDKEGSFPFENFTALSEAKLLSLTIPRELGGEGLGLSTICRVIEGIARGDASTALVLTMHYLQHANAARSRRWHPEVYKRLCRESIEGIALINAARVEPELGTPARGGLPATIAERTTEGWRLTGHKQYTTGSPILSYFVVWARTTEDEPQVGNFLVPRDLPGLQIVETWDHLGMRATGSHDLILENVLIPLEYALNISPISAAPSLDPLISTWGSLTVSALYLGVATSARDWLVKYLWERSPSNLKEPLATLPRFQTAVGEIEALLFANNRLIYSLAQDIDRGEYDPNVGLQAQAVKYLTTTNSIRSVEIALELTGNPGMLKRNPLERHYRDVLCSRIHTPQNDVICQSLGKSALKVK from the coding sequence ATGTCACAGTTGGAGCAAGCACTGCCAGACACCTTTGTAACCAAAAGCTTAGAAATCCCCAATATTTTCGACCAGGTTGAGGCTCTAGCTAAAGACTTTGCCACCCGTGCAGGCGCACACGATAAAGAGGGTTCCTTTCCCTTCGAGAATTTTACAGCTCTGTCTGAGGCAAAATTACTTAGCCTCACCATTCCTCGTGAATTAGGTGGTGAGGGTTTAGGGCTATCAACTATCTGCCGAGTCATTGAAGGGATAGCACGTGGCGATGCTTCAACTGCGCTAGTACTGACGATGCACTATCTCCAACATGCCAATGCAGCCCGTAGCCGTCGCTGGCATCCAGAAGTATATAAAAGGTTGTGTCGTGAATCCATTGAAGGCATTGCCCTGATCAATGCCGCCCGTGTTGAACCAGAGTTAGGAACCCCAGCTAGAGGCGGATTACCTGCCACAATTGCCGAACGGACAACAGAGGGTTGGCGTTTAACAGGCCACAAGCAATACACTACCGGTAGTCCCATCCTCAGCTACTTTGTGGTTTGGGCGCGGACAACTGAAGATGAACCACAAGTTGGCAATTTTTTGGTTCCGCGCGATTTGCCCGGTTTGCAAATTGTCGAAACCTGGGATCACTTGGGGATGAGAGCTACAGGCAGCCACGATCTGATTTTGGAGAATGTATTAATTCCCTTAGAGTACGCCCTGAATATCAGTCCCATATCTGCTGCGCCATCACTTGATCCACTGATTTCCACTTGGGGCAGCTTGACAGTGAGCGCTTTATATCTCGGTGTGGCTACCAGTGCGCGAGACTGGCTGGTTAAATATCTTTGGGAGCGATCGCCTTCTAATCTCAAAGAACCGCTAGCAACTCTGCCACGCTTCCAAACTGCCGTGGGTGAAATAGAAGCACTGCTATTTGCTAACAATAGATTAATTTATAGTTTGGCTCAAGATATTGATCGGGGCGAGTACGATCCTAACGTCGGATTACAGGCACAAGCTGTTAAATACCTTACTACAACTAACTCAATTCGTTCTGTGGAGATTGCTTTGGAACTAACTGGTAATCCTGGTATGTTAAAAAGAAATCCTTTAGAGCGACACTACCGAGACGTTCTGTGCAGCCGTATCCATACACCACAAAACGATGTTATTTGTCAGTCATTAGGGAAGTCGGCACTGAAAGTCAAGTAA
- a CDS encoding glutathione S-transferase family protein, with product MTTAPLSWEELEALTDYQIDTVNGLTNAKARLRLFGKPESDVRVTLYRDNHAWCPYCQKVWLWLEEKQIPYRIEKVTMFCYGEKESWYKRKVPSGMLPAIELDGRIIKESDDILIALEKVFAPLNQGMEDRMVLPLRQLERLLFRAWCAWLCSKAGSSQQEQRNREQFIAVVAMVEEALGRTPSPYFLDSFGIVDVIFTPYLERMNASLYYYKGYSLRSQNPRLSAWFAAMESRPTYCGTQSDFHTHAHDLPPQMGGCWENGETQMLLNKAQVDNGPWFGLPDVAYPEPENSRMEALKRTIEHRINIIRVNPLDDKLFDQALRCALTHMMTGEDCVPPSGADVALRYLRDRINVPRDMSIYAAKRLRESLEKTAALAGDGQPDPIPTKHRRDQDPSNFVIK from the coding sequence ATGACTACCGCACCCTTAAGCTGGGAAGAACTAGAAGCCCTTACGGACTATCAAATAGATACCGTTAATGGTCTCACCAATGCTAAAGCCCGGTTGCGCTTGTTTGGGAAGCCAGAATCTGATGTGCGGGTAACGCTGTACCGTGATAACCATGCCTGGTGTCCTTACTGTCAAAAAGTTTGGTTATGGTTAGAGGAAAAACAGATCCCTTACCGCATCGAAAAAGTGACAATGTTCTGCTACGGGGAGAAAGAAAGTTGGTACAAACGTAAGGTACCGTCAGGAATGCTCCCTGCGATCGAGCTAGATGGACGGATTATTAAGGAAAGCGATGACATTTTGATCGCTTTGGAAAAGGTTTTTGCTCCATTGAACCAAGGGATGGAAGACCGCATGGTGCTTCCTCTACGTCAATTAGAACGACTATTATTTAGAGCCTGGTGCGCTTGGCTATGCTCTAAAGCCGGTTCCTCTCAACAAGAACAACGCAACCGAGAACAATTTATCGCAGTGGTGGCTATGGTCGAGGAGGCTCTGGGCCGCACCCCAAGCCCTTACTTTCTAGATAGCTTTGGCATCGTCGATGTCATTTTTACGCCATATCTCGAACGGATGAATGCGAGCCTTTACTACTACAAGGGCTACTCCCTGCGATCGCAAAACCCCCGCTTGAGCGCATGGTTTGCGGCAATGGAAAGCCGACCAACTTACTGCGGTACCCAGAGCGACTTTCACACCCACGCACATGATTTGCCGCCCCAGATGGGGGGCTGTTGGGAAAACGGCGAAACCCAGATGCTTCTCAATAAAGCACAGGTGGATAATGGCCCCTGGTTTGGGCTACCAGATGTTGCTTATCCAGAACCCGAAAACTCCCGCATGGAAGCTCTTAAGCGAACCATCGAGCATCGCATCAATATTATCCGAGTCAACCCCTTAGATGATAAATTGTTTGATCAAGCGCTACGTTGTGCTTTAACACACATGATGACAGGTGAAGACTGTGTACCTCCATCGGGAGCTGATGTTGCTCTCCGATATTTGCGCGATCGCATTAATGTACCGCGAGATATGTCCATCTACGCAGCCAAGCGATTGAGGGAATCCCTGGAAAAAACCGCAGCCCTGGCGGGTGATGGGCAGCCAGACCCCATTCCCACTAAGCATCGACGAGATCAAGACCCGTCTAACTTTGTCATCAAGTAG
- a CDS encoding chaperone modulator CbpM, whose amino-acid sequence MSEFSLSSTVVSHEGDRLYTFEYAASVTQTSTIVIEQFVQLGLIEPKGSMLHSREIARIAQIQRLRQDLGLNLVGAAMVMDMAQEIAQLRAQLKALQPS is encoded by the coding sequence ATGAGCGAGTTTAGCCTCTCCAGTACAGTTGTTTCCCATGAAGGCGATCGCCTTTATACGTTTGAGTATGCAGCCTCTGTTACCCAAACTTCAACGATTGTAATTGAGCAATTTGTGCAACTCGGATTGATCGAACCGAAAGGCTCAATGCTACACTCACGAGAAATTGCGCGAATTGCTCAAATCCAACGCTTGCGTCAAGATTTGGGGCTAAATCTCGTAGGCGCAGCAATGGTCATGGATATGGCTCAAGAAATTGCCCAGTTACGGGCACAGCTAAAAGCGTTGCAGCCTTCTTGA
- a CDS encoding YdhR family protein → MLPNLDQKAKNMLGKLLRLMFVVGTVGLAGSFAGATSVTSQNLLAENQTNPSTSSRILQINFKYNNSTSDFRKQMKDVAPRIAKAPGLRWKIWSIDEGNKEASGFYLFEDEKSLNNYVENIFNVGMRNNSAISNIVVKKFNILEDPTIVTRGPISQLK, encoded by the coding sequence ATGTTGCCAAATCTCGATCAAAAGGCAAAAAATATGCTAGGGAAATTGCTTCGCTTGATGTTTGTGGTTGGTACAGTTGGGCTAGCAGGATCTTTTGCTGGTGCGACGAGTGTCACTTCGCAAAATTTATTGGCTGAAAATCAGACAAATCCATCAACTTCTAGTCGTATCCTTCAGATTAATTTCAAATACAACAACTCCACGTCTGACTTTAGAAAGCAGATGAAGGATGTTGCGCCTCGTATCGCCAAAGCACCAGGACTACGCTGGAAAATTTGGTCAATTGATGAAGGTAACAAAGAAGCTAGTGGGTTTTATCTGTTTGAAGATGAAAAATCTCTGAACAACTATGTCGAAAATATTTTCAATGTTGGAATGAGAAATAACTCAGCAATTAGTAATATCGTAGTCAAAAAGTTCAATATTCTTGAAGATCCTACGATCGTTACACGAGGCCCTATCAGTCAGCTTAAATAA